The Streptomyces sp. NBC_00286 nucleotide sequence GCGGACCCACTGCTGGGGCACCGGCTGCGAATCGCCGACGGCGAGCAGACGCTCGACATCGGCGCCGTGCCCGTGGCGGTCGTCGCACTGCTCGCGTCGCTCTCCGGCTGGGGACTGCTGGCCGCCCTGGAGCGGTTCGTGGCGCGGCGCGCCCACGCCATCTGGACCGGGGTGGCCGGCGCCGTACTGGCCGTGTCCTTCCTGCCGTTCATCGGCGACGGCATGGACGGCGGCACCCGGGTCTCCCTCGCGCTGATGCACCTGGCGGTGGCGGCGGTCCTGATCCCGGGACTGGGCGGCAGATCCCCCGGGGCGGGAGCCGGTGCCGCTGGGGGATGACCGCCAGCACCAAGTACGCCGCGAACAGCGCCAGAGGGAAGCAGCCTGCCAAAGCGTCGCGCGGTGGGGGATGACCGGCAGAGTGTCCACCACGACGACGAGATGAACAGCGATGCAACCGCACCACCGGCCAACCGCCTGAAGCAGTGGCGTGGCATCGCCACTCGCTACGAGAAGACCGCGCCATCTACCTGACCGGACTCCACATCGCAGGCATCTTCCTCTGGTCCGATCGCTGATGCGCCTGAGACTACGTCCTGGCGATCTCTCGCCGGAGCTGACGGGTAAAGCGGCGAAGTAGGTCCAACGTCTCCTGGTGCTCGGCCCTGCGATCGTCCCCGCCCTCACTGGGCCGGGACTTCCAGACCCGACGCGCGAGAGTGTCGGCGAGTTCGACGGTGTCGTCGGCACACACCAGGTAGAGGGCCGACCGGGCTTCCTGCATCCGGCCCGACAGCTCGTTGCCCCCGGCACCGTCGTCACTCAGCTGTGATTCCCGGAGGTAGTCGATCAGCTGAGTCACGGCAGTGTTGAAGCCGATCCCGGCTTTGAGCTTCTGTTCGCGAAGCCACATGCGGTCTTGTCGGCGCGCGGTGAACCAAGAACCGAACACGGCCCCTATGAGGCCGAAACCGGCACCAATGGCCACGG carries:
- a CDS encoding DUF6069 family protein, giving the protein MSARRRRLGVTALAVLAPVLVWLVADPLLGHRLRIADGEQTLDIGAVPVAVVALLASLSGWGLLAALERFVARRAHAIWTGVAGAVLAVSFLPFIGDGMDGGTRVSLALMHLAVAAVLIPGLGGRSPGAGAGAAGG